In one window of Synechococcus sp. M16CYN DNA:
- a CDS encoding TrkA family potassium uptake protein — protein MKEWWRWSPLQNGERLGFAIIGVGRFGIAVCRELLQNGADVLAVDRSARAVEELRQVEQSMEARIVDCTDEESLREAGVLDMGTVVVAISEPIEASITATLIAKDSDGSRVKQVIARATSDLHEKMLKRVGADRVIFPSRMQGERLGLELVRPNLMERLALDGQHCIEEIKVPELFVGRSLRDLNLRKNFRVNVLAAGSQSSLTVNPPASHVLEQGHLLVVMGLVDDLRRLPKM, from the coding sequence ATGAAGGAGTGGTGGCGGTGGAGCCCGCTTCAAAATGGTGAGCGTCTTGGCTTCGCCATCATTGGGGTTGGACGTTTCGGCATCGCAGTTTGCCGAGAATTACTCCAAAACGGAGCTGATGTACTGGCTGTAGATCGTTCCGCACGAGCTGTTGAGGAATTGCGTCAGGTGGAACAGAGCATGGAAGCTCGCATAGTCGATTGCACAGATGAAGAATCGCTGAGAGAAGCAGGTGTCCTCGATATGGGCACCGTAGTAGTTGCCATCAGTGAACCGATTGAAGCCAGCATCACGGCAACGCTAATTGCCAAGGACAGCGATGGCTCTCGGGTAAAGCAGGTGATTGCACGCGCGACCAGTGACTTACACGAAAAGATGCTCAAAAGGGTTGGCGCTGATCGGGTGATCTTTCCCTCAAGGATGCAAGGAGAACGCCTTGGCCTCGAACTCGTGCGTCCCAACTTGATGGAGCGTTTAGCCCTGGATGGGCAGCACTGCATAGAAGAGATTAAAGTTCCAGAGCTCTTTGTCGGACGATCCCTGCGGGATTTAAACTTGCGCAAAAACTTTCGGGTGAATGTTCTAGCTGCTGGTTCCCAGAGCAGCTTAACTGTGAATCCACCGGCATCCCATGTGCTTGAGCAGGGGCATTTACTTGTTGTGATGGGCCTTGTGGATGACTTGCGGCGTCTTCCCAAGATGTAA
- a CDS encoding anhydro-N-acetylmuramic acid kinase, whose translation MRCLGLMSGTSADGVDAVLADFQGAPNRPKWQLIRHIHSPYPESLKQRVVDAGQSKAYSAEAWLDLAEAITEAQVRAAQSCDPGEEAYLIGCHGQTVCHRPPNSKQRGASWQVLQAPLLAQLLGRPVIYDFRATDLALGGQGAPLVCKADAALIGRIDGWRAFLNLGGISNLTLIPPRCGPERFAAMRGWDCGPANSLIDLAVQHFSDRALNFDCGGAMALAGRCDEMTIRHWLKETYFQCPPPKSTGRELFGRINLEQRLNGLGGNCSANDVVATLTGFSAAVVAQDLKQLMRRNRIRPIELIVAGGGCNNPALMGELKQRCRGVQLSSSQDIGIPVEAREALVFALLAWWHQRQHPANVPSITGASQEAVLGVMVNPV comes from the coding sequence ATGCGCTGTTTAGGGCTAATGAGCGGCACTAGCGCTGATGGGGTAGATGCCGTTTTGGCTGATTTTCAAGGCGCTCCAAATAGGCCGAAATGGCAGCTAATCCGTCACATACACAGCCCATACCCAGAGAGCCTGAAACAGCGAGTGGTAGACGCTGGACAAAGTAAAGCTTACAGCGCAGAAGCTTGGCTTGATTTGGCCGAAGCGATCACAGAAGCCCAAGTCAGGGCCGCGCAATCCTGCGATCCCGGCGAGGAAGCGTACCTTATCGGCTGTCATGGCCAAACCGTTTGTCATCGTCCCCCCAATAGCAAGCAACGTGGGGCCAGTTGGCAAGTGTTGCAAGCGCCTCTACTGGCCCAGCTACTAGGCCGTCCCGTAATTTACGACTTCCGTGCAACAGATCTAGCTCTTGGCGGCCAAGGAGCGCCACTCGTCTGCAAGGCTGATGCTGCTCTTATAGGAAGAATTGATGGTTGGCGCGCTTTCCTCAACCTTGGCGGTATAAGCAACCTTACCCTGATTCCGCCGCGCTGTGGACCTGAACGTTTCGCTGCCATGCGGGGGTGGGACTGCGGCCCCGCTAACAGTCTAATCGATCTTGCCGTCCAACACTTCAGTGACCGGGCACTAAACTTTGATTGCGGTGGAGCCATGGCGTTAGCCGGTCGTTGTGATGAGATGACAATTCGTCATTGGCTAAAGGAGACTTATTTCCAATGTCCTCCGCCAAAATCAACAGGTCGAGAGCTATTCGGGCGCATCAACCTAGAGCAACGCCTGAACGGATTGGGAGGAAACTGCTCTGCCAACGATGTCGTCGCTACACTGACAGGCTTCAGTGCAGCAGTTGTAGCACAAGATCTTAAACAGCTGATGAGACGCAATCGAATTCGGCCAATAGAATTGATCGTTGCTGGTGGCGGCTGCAATAATCCAGCATTGATGGGCGAATTAAAACAACGTTGTCGCGGCGTTCAACTGAGTAGTAGCCAAGATATTGGGATTCCAGTAGAAGCACGGGAAGCGCTGGTATTTGCGCTGCTTGCTTGGTGGCATCAACGCCAACACCCCGCCAATGTCCCATCGATCACGGGTGCAAGTCAAGAAGCTGTACTCGGGGTTATGGTGAATCCGGTCTAA
- a CDS encoding potassium transporter TrkG: protein MLARQAIQQNQGWRIRLTVPQFTVVTALLVVLLGTLLLATSLCSSTRVGLWEALFTATSAITVTGLSIIDVGVDLTGVGQAVLALMILTGGLGLMAITTFLQGFVMHGTALRRRLDRGQTLDEFGVGGVGSTFRAITLTALVVITLGAVVLYNYGFDDISNSRERLWAAVFHSISAYNNAGFGLWSNSLERYHSSPTVNAVVMLLVIMGGLGWRVTSDVARQGLRPNRRRLSLHSRLVIHTTMLLIGFGTLGLAMTEWLNKGEVFIEMTWPERWMTALFESVTARTAGFTTIPLSLENITESGLLLLMTLMFIGASPGGTGGGIKTTTVVALMAATRSTLRGREAVVIRNREITDKIVLRAVGITMASLLFVLGMALLISIGSNLNGGDSFTFLEMLFTCISAFATVGLDLGVIEKLSHFGQTVLLIGMFVGRLGILLLLSAIWETATREQIHIYRQNRIGYPREDLYV from the coding sequence TTGCTTGCCCGACAGGCTATCCAGCAAAATCAGGGCTGGCGTATTCGCCTTACTGTGCCGCAATTCACCGTAGTGACTGCATTACTTGTAGTGCTGCTCGGTACGCTGCTATTAGCAACATCATTATGTTCATCAACTCGCGTCGGACTTTGGGAAGCCCTATTCACGGCGACTTCCGCCATCACCGTTACCGGATTATCAATTATTGATGTTGGAGTTGATCTTACTGGCGTTGGCCAAGCAGTTCTGGCTCTGATGATCCTGACGGGTGGACTTGGGTTGATGGCTATTACCACTTTCCTTCAGGGATTTGTAATGCATGGCACAGCGCTGCGACGACGATTAGACCGCGGTCAAACTCTCGACGAATTTGGTGTGGGTGGGGTCGGTAGCACTTTTCGCGCCATCACCCTAACCGCCCTTGTGGTGATTACGCTAGGAGCGGTGGTGCTTTATAATTACGGATTCGACGACATTTCCAATAGCCGAGAAAGATTGTGGGCCGCTGTATTCCATAGCATTTCAGCTTACAATAACGCTGGCTTTGGACTTTGGTCAAACAGCTTAGAGCGATACCACTCCAGTCCCACCGTAAACGCTGTGGTGATGCTGCTCGTCATCATGGGAGGGCTGGGTTGGAGGGTAACTAGTGACGTAGCAAGACAAGGATTACGGCCTAATCGTCGTCGGCTCAGCCTACATTCACGACTGGTTATCCATACCACCATGCTCCTCATTGGATTCGGAACTCTAGGTCTGGCAATGACCGAATGGCTGAATAAAGGTGAGGTGTTTATTGAAATGACATGGCCTGAACGTTGGATGACCGCTTTGTTTGAATCCGTGACCGCTCGCACCGCAGGCTTCACCACAATTCCTTTGTCTCTAGAAAACATCACGGAGTCAGGACTGCTGTTACTGATGACCTTGATGTTCATTGGCGCCAGTCCCGGTGGAACTGGCGGAGGTATTAAAACCACCACGGTAGTGGCACTGATGGCCGCAACACGTTCTACCCTGCGTGGCCGAGAAGCGGTTGTGATTCGCAATCGCGAGATTACCGACAAGATCGTGTTAAGGGCTGTTGGTATAACTATGGCTTCTCTACTGTTTGTATTGGGGATGGCTCTGCTGATAAGCATTGGCAGCAATCTCAACGGGGGGGATTCATTCACATTTTTAGAAATGCTATTTACTTGTATTTCAGCTTTCGCTACCGTGGGGCTTGATTTAGGTGTTATTGAAAAACTAAGTCACTTCGGTCAAACGGTACTACTTATTGGTATGTTTGTGGGGCGACTCGGCATCCTTCTTTTACTCAGTGCGATCTGGGAGACAGCAACCAGAGAACAAATTCATATTTATCGCCAAAATCGAATTGGTTATCCTCGCGAAGATCTATATGTCTGA
- a CDS encoding SLC13 family permease, with protein sequence MAELISALQTPHALITLSVLGLAVILFVTGALAPELTGLLSLGLLLASGVLTPREALAGFGSPALITLIGLFPVSAALFKSGALDRLRSLIASEQIRSPRRLIALMAFVIAPVSGVVPNTPVVASLLPVIENWCHRHDISPSRVLLPLSFSTVLGGTLTLLGSSVNLLISDISQQLGYGPFELFSFTLIGLPVWLVGALYLVMAPRILLPDRGHDLDDLNLSSQRSGYCTEVTIPSDSELVGRSLLNSRLQRRFDVDVLELQRGSERLLPPLADRLLEAGDHLILRVTRADLLRLQQDQTVHLTTQKQKPGSSLDPGQGSGQKTIEALLPAGSTLAGASLRELRFRQRHNATVLALRRGQETVQERLGQVVLRGGDVLLLQAPLDSIRGLQSSNDLLVLDRLEDDLPTVGRKPVMVSITVLMLILPTITPMPLVAAVLLAMVSVVATGCLNLGELQRSIRLDVFLLLGSLTSFSVALQATGLADALASSVQQWIDGWPTYNALVVIFIGTTLLTQIMSNAASVALLAPVAVQLAPALGLSPSALLITVLFGTSQSFLTPVGYQTNLMVFGPGRYCFLDVTRYGLGLTLIMTTLVPTLILWHYS encoded by the coding sequence ATGGCTGAGTTAATCAGCGCGCTTCAGACACCGCACGCTTTGATTACTTTATCGGTTTTAGGTCTCGCGGTGATTCTATTCGTCACCGGAGCTTTAGCTCCAGAGTTGACGGGTTTACTCAGCTTAGGATTGCTCCTGGCAAGTGGGGTTCTGACCCCCCGAGAAGCTCTCGCCGGCTTTGGTAGCCCTGCCCTCATAACGTTGATAGGTTTGTTTCCTGTCTCAGCAGCACTCTTCAAGAGTGGAGCCCTCGATCGTCTACGGAGCCTGATCGCCTCAGAACAAATCCGTTCCCCACGACGGCTCATCGCCTTGATGGCTTTTGTCATTGCTCCAGTCTCAGGCGTTGTTCCTAATACGCCAGTCGTGGCATCGTTATTGCCCGTTATTGAAAACTGGTGCCATCGCCATGACATCTCACCATCAAGAGTGTTACTCCCCCTATCCTTTTCCACAGTTCTAGGGGGCACGCTCACACTGCTGGGTAGCTCAGTGAACCTGCTTATCAGCGATATTAGCCAACAGCTCGGTTATGGCCCTTTTGAGCTGTTCAGTTTCACATTGATTGGCCTGCCTGTATGGCTTGTGGGGGCTTTGTATCTAGTTATGGCTCCTCGAATACTACTGCCAGACCGCGGTCATGATCTTGATGACCTAAACCTGAGTTCCCAACGCAGCGGATACTGCACTGAGGTCACCATCCCATCCGACTCAGAACTGGTGGGGCGATCACTGCTCAACAGTCGTCTACAACGTCGGTTTGATGTCGACGTGCTCGAACTTCAACGAGGGAGTGAGAGGCTCTTGCCGCCATTGGCTGACCGCCTTCTTGAGGCTGGTGATCATTTGATTTTGCGTGTCACTCGTGCGGACTTACTTCGTTTGCAACAGGATCAAACAGTACATCTGACAACCCAGAAACAGAAACCCGGCTCTAGCCTCGATCCTGGGCAAGGAAGCGGCCAAAAAACAATAGAGGCTTTGTTACCAGCAGGATCAACCCTGGCGGGAGCAAGTTTGCGGGAATTGCGATTTCGACAAAGGCACAACGCTACAGTATTAGCCCTGCGCCGTGGCCAAGAGACCGTTCAAGAGCGGCTGGGACAAGTGGTACTTCGAGGAGGTGATGTGTTGTTGTTACAAGCACCACTCGACTCTATACGCGGCCTTCAATCCAGCAATGATCTTCTTGTACTCGACCGGTTGGAAGACGATCTCCCTACTGTTGGCCGCAAACCGGTCATGGTAAGCATCACTGTTTTGATGCTGATATTGCCCACCATCACCCCGATGCCGCTGGTTGCTGCAGTTCTACTTGCCATGGTGTCGGTCGTTGCTACCGGCTGCCTCAACCTTGGCGAACTGCAACGCTCCATCCGCCTCGATGTCTTTCTACTGCTTGGATCCTTGACCAGTTTTAGCGTTGCTCTCCAGGCTACAGGCTTAGCAGATGCGTTGGCTTCCAGTGTGCAGCAATGGATCGACGGCTGGCCGACTTACAACGCACTAGTAGTAATTTTCATCGGTACAACGCTATTAACCCAGATCATGAGTAATGCGGCTTCAGTTGCATTACTAGCCCCCGTTGCAGTGCAATTAGCACCAGCTCTCGGGTTGTCGCCTTCCGCTCTGTTGATTACCGTGTTATTTGGAACCAGCCAATCGTTTCTGACCCCTGTGGGATACCAAACCAACTTGATGGTATTTGGCCCAGGTAGGTACTGTTTTCTCGATGTCACTCGTTATGGCTTGGGACTGACCTTGATCATGACCACACTTGTGCCCACACTAATTCTCTGGCATTACAGCTGA